From a single Aquincola tertiaricarbonis genomic region:
- a CDS encoding DJ-1/PfpI family protein, translating to MHTAILTFEGFNELDSLIALGILRRIQRPGWRVTLATPTPRVRSMNGVVLEGQSTLEEASQADAVIVGSGLLTRQVVADAALMARLQLDPTRQLVGAQCSGTLVLARLGLLQGVAACTDLTTKPWVQEAGVGVLDQPFFARGNVATAGGCLAAQYLATWVIARSEGVEAAAQAMHYVAPVGEKDDYVARALGNVAPYLPAMDEPVGA from the coding sequence ATGCACACCGCCATCCTCACCTTTGAAGGCTTCAACGAGCTGGACTCGCTCATCGCGCTGGGCATCCTGCGCCGCATCCAGCGCCCCGGCTGGCGGGTGACGCTGGCCACGCCCACGCCGCGTGTGCGGTCGATGAACGGCGTGGTGCTGGAAGGGCAAAGCACGCTGGAAGAGGCGAGCCAGGCCGATGCGGTGATCGTGGGCAGCGGCCTGCTCACGCGCCAGGTGGTGGCCGATGCGGCGCTGATGGCGCGCCTGCAGCTGGACCCCACGCGGCAATTGGTCGGCGCCCAATGCTCCGGCACCCTGGTGCTGGCCAGGCTGGGCCTGCTGCAAGGCGTGGCGGCCTGCACCGACCTGACCACCAAGCCCTGGGTGCAGGAAGCCGGCGTGGGCGTGCTCGACCAGCCCTTCTTCGCCCGCGGCAACGTGGCCACTGCCGGCGGCTGCCTGGCCGCGCAGTACCTGGCCACCTGGGTCATCGCCCGCAGCGAAGGCGTGGAGGCGGCGGCCCAGGCCATGCACTACGTGGCCCCGGTGGGCGAGAAGGACGACTACGTGGCCCGTGCGCTGGGCAATGTGGCGCCGTACCTGCCTGCGATGGATGAGCCGGTTGGCGCCTGA
- a CDS encoding PEP-CTERM sorting domain-containing protein, with protein MSAADASANCQIASDPRYTFTANMIAKAAKLAVVAATCTLALQAQADTISGLVSTGYGLSAGSVDYNYAFSRVQGSAFGTTTSSGTYGVVTSNGSYPLTSNTYWPLNTEASSWLTPTALQGTSFDRNTGLDGIYNWTLQFDLSGKNASTAQMSLKWFADDFGKAYLNGVELTQGASNWEVFSVNSGFVDGVNSLRFEVTNYNSPYTNPTGVRVEFISSYVSAVPEPSTYGMLLAGLGALGLGLRLSSGRGRRH; from the coding sequence ATGTCGGCTGCCGACGCTTCTGCCAATTGCCAAATTGCTTCAGACCCCCGCTACACCTTCACAGCTAACATGATCGCAAAAGCCGCCAAACTAGCAGTAGTCGCCGCCACCTGCACACTGGCATTGCAAGCACAAGCAGACACCATTTCAGGACTGGTCAGCACCGGATACGGCCTATCTGCCGGCAGTGTCGACTACAACTACGCGTTCTCCAGAGTTCAAGGCAGCGCATTCGGCACCACCACGTCCTCCGGCACCTACGGGGTGGTCACCAGCAACGGCTCCTATCCGCTCACGAGCAACACGTACTGGCCGCTGAACACCGAGGCCTCCAGCTGGCTCACGCCGACCGCACTGCAAGGCACCAGTTTCGACCGGAACACGGGGCTGGATGGCATCTACAACTGGACCCTGCAGTTTGACCTGAGCGGCAAGAACGCCAGCACGGCGCAGATGTCTCTCAAATGGTTTGCCGACGACTTCGGGAAGGCGTATTTGAACGGCGTCGAACTCACCCAAGGCGCCTCCAACTGGGAAGTGTTCTCGGTCAATTCCGGTTTCGTCGACGGCGTCAATTCCTTGCGTTTTGAGGTCACGAACTACAACAGCCCGTACACCAACCCGACGGGCGTGCGCGTGGAGTTCATCAGCTCCTACGTTTCTGCCGTGCCGGAGCCCTCCACCTACGGCATGCTGCTGGCCGGCCTGGGCGCACTGGGCCTGGGCCTGCGCTTGTCATCCGGGCGCGGTCGCCGTCACTAA
- a CDS encoding aminotransferase-like domain-containing protein gives MPLPRYKPLVDRLAADIRQGRLPPGTRLPTHRALAAAEGLALVTATRAYAELEAMGLVSGETGRGTFVREVALPRGLGIDQQAAADGVVDLSFNYPAVPGQAELLRQALRQLAAGGDLDALLRYQPHGGRPHERAAIARHLQDRGLQVAGDQVLICDGAQHGLATAVMALLQPGDVVAADALTYPGFKVLAEQQHLELLAVPAAGPGPDLDALEALCRRRQVRALYTMPTMHNPLGWVMSATRRRQLAALARRHGLLVIEDAAYAFLAPEAPPPLATWLPEATVYVSGFSKSLATGLRVGFVAAPAAWVPRLQRAIRATTWNTPGVMTAIALGWLADGTVARLEADKRADAAMRQQLAAQALRGLRVQSHPSSYFVWLPLPEGARADRVAAALLKDGISVSTAEPFAAAAPVPHALRLALGSVALDELRKALARVREEVDGLQ, from the coding sequence ATGCCCCTGCCCCGCTACAAGCCGCTGGTGGACCGCCTGGCCGCCGACATCCGCCAGGGCCGGCTGCCACCCGGCACGCGCCTGCCCACGCACCGGGCGCTGGCCGCGGCCGAGGGCCTGGCGCTGGTGACGGCCACCCGCGCGTACGCGGAGCTGGAAGCGATGGGCCTGGTGAGCGGCGAAACCGGCCGCGGCACCTTCGTGCGCGAGGTGGCCTTGCCGCGCGGCCTGGGCATCGACCAGCAGGCGGCGGCCGATGGCGTGGTGGACCTGAGCTTCAACTACCCCGCGGTGCCCGGCCAGGCCGAGCTGCTGCGCCAGGCCTTGCGCCAGCTGGCAGCCGGTGGCGACCTGGACGCGCTGCTGCGCTACCAGCCCCACGGCGGCCGGCCGCATGAGCGGGCCGCCATCGCCCGCCACCTGCAGGACCGCGGGCTGCAGGTGGCGGGCGATCAGGTGTTGATCTGCGATGGCGCGCAGCATGGCCTGGCCACGGCGGTGATGGCCTTGCTGCAGCCGGGCGACGTGGTGGCCGCCGATGCGCTGACCTACCCGGGCTTCAAGGTGCTGGCCGAGCAGCAGCACCTGGAACTGCTGGCGGTGCCGGCGGCCGGCCCCGGGCCGGACCTGGACGCGCTGGAGGCGCTGTGCCGACGGCGGCAGGTGCGGGCGCTGTACACCATGCCCACGATGCACAACCCGCTGGGCTGGGTGATGAGCGCCACCCGCCGCCGCCAGCTGGCCGCGCTGGCGCGCCGCCACGGCCTGCTGGTGATCGAGGATGCGGCCTACGCGTTTCTGGCGCCCGAAGCGCCGCCGCCGCTGGCCACCTGGCTGCCCGAAGCCACGGTGTACGTGTCCGGCTTTTCCAAGAGCCTGGCCACCGGCCTGCGCGTGGGCTTTGTGGCGGCGCCGGCAGCCTGGGTGCCGCGGCTGCAGCGGGCCATACGCGCCACCACCTGGAACACGCCGGGCGTGATGACGGCCATCGCGCTGGGCTGGCTGGCCGATGGCACGGTGGCGCGGCTGGAAGCCGACAAGCGCGCCGATGCCGCGATGCGCCAGCAGCTGGCGGCGCAGGCGCTCCGCGGGCTGCGGGTGCAGTCGCATCCGTCTTCGTACTTCGTGTGGCTGCCGCTGCCTGAAGGCGCGCGGGCCGACCGCGTGGCGGCCGCGTTGTTGAAGGACGGCATTTCGGTGTCCACCGCCGAGCCGTTTGCCGCGGCCGCGCCGGTGCCGCATGCCTTGCGGCTGGCATTGGGCTCGGTGGCGCTCGACGAACTGCGCAAGGCCCTGGCGCGGGTGCGAGAAGAGGTCGACGGGCTGCAGTGA